In Intestinibacillus sp. Marseille-P6563, a single genomic region encodes these proteins:
- the remB gene encoding extracellular matrix regulator RemB: MYVHIGQDYMVPLRQIVCIFDMDTATASARTRRLLTRLGDEGRIVDLCDDLPGSAVLCTGELGEILYLSPISSRTLQKRVEEGTL, translated from the coding sequence GTGTATGTGCATATTGGACAGGACTATATGGTTCCCCTGCGGCAGATCGTCTGCATTTTCGATATGGATACCGCCACGGCTTCGGCGCGTACCCGCCGCCTGCTCACGCGGCTGGGCGACGAAGGCCGCATCGTCGATTTGTGCGATGACCTGCCCGGTTCGGCGGTTTTGTGCACCGGGGAATTGGGAGAGATTTTATATCTCTCGCCCATCTCCTCACGCACGCTGCAAAAGCGCGTGGAGGAAGGAACGCTGTAA